Part of the Candidatus Dependentiae bacterium genome is shown below.
AACCGTAAACGATTATTTGGCTCGTCGTGATGCTGAATGGATGAGCCCTGTGTATAATCACTTGGGTATGTCGGTAGGTATTATTCAAAACTCCATTCCTGACTCTGAGCGTAAAAAAATCTACCAATCAGATATTGTGTATGCAACTAATAATGAGCTTGGTTTTGATTATCTACGAGATAACATGAAATTTAGGCTTGAAGACTACGTGCAACGTGAGCTTAATTACGCAATAGTCGATGAAGTGGATTCTATTTTAATTGATGAAGCACGTACACCGTTAATTATTTCCGGCTCTTCTGATGAAAGCAGCAGGCTTTATTCTGATGCTAATAGAGCTATGCATAGCCTTGTCAAAGATGTTGATTATGAAGTAGATGAGAAAGCTCGTTCGACACAGCTTACTGAGTCGGGTAACGATAAAGTTGAGTCATTTTTTGGTGTTAAAAACTTGTACGCTCTTGATCATATTAAGCTTGTGCATCATGTTAACCAAGCGCTTCGTGCTCATGCGCTGTTTAAAAGTGACGTTGATTATGTAGTTAAAGACGATCAAGTATTGATAGTTGATGAATTTACCGGTCGTATTTTGCCTGGTAGACGCTATAGCGACGGATTGCATCAAGCATTAGAGGCTAAAGAAGGCGTTAAAATAGAACGTGAAAGCCAAACATTAGCTTCTATTACCTTACAAAATTACTTTAGATTATATGGCAAGCTTGCAGGTATGACAGGTACAGCAGTAACGGAAGCTGAAGAATTTCATAAAATTTATAAGCTTGATGTTATAGCTATACCAACAAACAAAGATATGATCCGTAAAGATAAACAAGATCTTATCTTTTTAAGTAAAAATGCAAAATATAAAGCTATAGTAGAAGATATCAAAGAAAGACACTCAAAAGGGCAACCAGCACTTATAGGTACTATAGCCATTGAGACCTCTGAGCTTTTAAGCATGATTCTTACTGCTAATGGTATACCGCACGAAGTGTTGAATGCTAAAAACCATGCTCGTGAAGCAGAAATTGTAGCTCATGCTGGTGAAAAAGGTCGTGTAACGATTGCTACCAATATGGCTGGTCGCGGTACTGATATTAAATTAACTGATGAATCTCGTGCAGCAGGTGGTCTGTATATTTTAGGTACTGAACGGCACGAAAGCCGTCGTATTGATAATCAGCTACGTGGTCGTGCAGGTCGTCAAGGAGATCCAGGCGAATCTCGCTTTTATATATCACTTGAAGACGATTTAATACGTATATTTTCTCCTGGTGATACCATTAAGAAGCGTATGCAAATGCTTGGTATGACTGAAGATGAAAATATTGAGTCAACATTTATCTCTAAGCGTATAGAAGATTCTCAAGAAAAAGTTGAAAAACATAATTTTGACATTAGAAAACACTTACTTGAATATGATGATGTACTTAACCAACAGCGTACTATTGTGTATCGTATACGACGTGAAGTACTTGAAGGTGATGCACGTATTACAGAACTTGTACGTCTAATGATCTCAGACGCAGTAAGCGATCTTATGCATACTCTTGTACCATCTAAAGGTGCTAAGGCTGAAGAAATAGCTGAGTTTACTAAATCGCTTGCTCAAATGGTTAATACTACACCAGAGCAACTTGAAGCATTGCCTTTTTATAAAGCCAAAAATCTAATTCATTTACAAGACGATTTAGTTGAGTATCTGTTACAACGTTACGAAGCACCAGGCGGCGAGACTGTAGATCAGCATAAACTAGCAATGCTGCAAGATGCTCATAAATGGTTGATGCTTGAAACTATTGATCAAGCTTGGAAACAACATATGCTGAATCTTGATCACCTTAAAGAAGGGATTAGTTTACGTAGTTGGGGTCAAAAGAATCCACTTATTGAGTATAAACGTGAAGCCTTTGGTATGTTTGAAGACATGCTTCGTCAAGTGCGTGCTGAAGTGGTACACCATGTGTTCCATCTCAATGTAGACCATTTTAATCATGCTGAACTTGAAAGAAAACGTGAGCAAGAGCTTGAGCATCTTCATCTGACCGGCCCAGAGGAACCAGAAGGTGACCATCATCATGATCATGAGCACGAACAAGCTCAATCAGATAAAACAGGTCGCAACGAAGATTGTCCCTGTGGATCTGGTAAAAAATATAAAAAATGCTGTGCTAAGTAAGGGATACTACAACTAATCTTAGACAAGAAAAACTTAAAAAGGGAGGCCAAAAGCCTCCCTTTTTAACTGTCTGGTTATGTTTTTTGTTATATTCTTGGTTTTTTATGTGCTTGTAGTTGCTCATATTCTTTTTCTAGCGCAGCAACTTCAGTAAGTGCTTGAGCTAATTGGCTTGTAAGCTGTTGGTTTTCAGCTTGCAGTGTCTCAGGTGACAATTGAGTATTAGCTTGAGCAGTGTGTAGTTGCGCTGTTAATGCCTGGTACTCCCTTTGGAGTTCTTCTTGTTGTTTTTTAAGCTGAGCATTACTTTGCTGCGCTTTTTCTTTACGCTCTTGGCATGCAGGGTCATTAGTTGCGCACGTTTCTAAGTGTTCTTTAATATTAGCCTGTTCTTGCGTAAGATACTGCTCATTTTTATTAAGCGTTATAAGTCTTTGTTGTAGCCATTGTGCATATATACGATCAGCTGCTTTAAATTCAGCAGTGTCTTGTGCGTATTTATGCAGTAAGCCTTGCACAAAGTTTGTGGCATCATATTTTTCTACAGGGTCTTCTAGCTTATCAATTGCATTCAATATAAGTTGAAAATTAGATCCTGTAGGCCTGCTATCCCACTGTAGGAGGGCATCAGTATAGTGTTTATACTGGTTGCTAGTTTTGGTTTGAACTGCTGTATGTGGCTGGCTTGGCGTCTGCGCTGCATGAGCTCTTGGCAGAGTGATGCCTAAAGCTAGTAGCTGCTCTTGCTTTTGCTCTTGTTCATAAGGAGTTAAGCTTGCATAGGCAGCTGCTAAGTGATTTACTGCTTGAGCTGATCCTTGGGATGTAAAATAATGATCAAGTGCTACGTCAAAATCACTTAGATACTGATTCATACTTAAGGTTAGTGAAATAATACTAACACTAAGAAGCATGCTATATTTGTATATATTCATAATTTTCCTTTTAGATAGTTTTTTTTGCTGTTGCTATAAGTTCTCTAAGCTCTGCTTTGCGTAGCTCTAACTGTTGTAACTGCTCTTTAATACGATTGTTAGCACTTGCAAGTAGGCTTGTTATGCGTAGGTCACGAGATTGTGCACTAGTACTTGGTAGGTTTATTTGAGTTTGCAATTTTTGAGTTTGAGTTTTAAGCTGGGCAATTATTTCTCTAATAGCTGCATTTTCTTTTTGCACATCTTTAGTTTCAGTTTTTATCTGATTTTCGTTTTGTCTAGCTACAACTAATTTTGCTTCTAGTTCTTTGTTGGCTACTTTTAGTTGATCTAAAAGAGTCAATTGAGCTTCAACTTGACTTGCCATTTCATCTGAGCTTAGTAGGGTAGATGTTGGAGTAGGGGTACTTAAAGGTGTACTGGTCTTTTGTGTTGCAGGTTGCGCGGTTTGAGTTTGCTGTACGGGCTGAACTGTATCTTGTTCTATGCCAGGAATAGTCATGTTAGCTATTTTAAGTTCATAGCGTGCCATTCTTTGTTCGTTTTCACTAAGATCGTAATAGTTAGCAGCAGCTTCATGCTCGTCATGTGTTGCTACAGCTGTTCTAAATCTTTTTAAACTATTACTTGCTACCATTGCATGCGTTGTAGGCATAAAGCTTACAAAAGCACTCAGTAGTAATGCGAGCGATAAAACTATCTTTTTCATAAGTCGTCCTTTTTATTATTAAACAGCCTTTTTGGTAGCGGCTATTTTTTGTTTAAGTGATTTAAAGTTTTTTAATTTAGGGTCATTTTCATAGACTTCTTCAGGGATATTCTTAAAGGGCTCAAACAGTGTGTCTAAAAACAAGAGTGCTTTTTGAGCATATGTTTGATCTTTATTTTTTATATTTTCAATGATAGGCATAACTCTTTGTGCTCGAGCCTCTACTCTGTTTGCCACATTAAAACGGTTCGCTGATTGCTCAA
Proteins encoded:
- the secA gene encoding preprotein translocase subunit SecA → KINSLEARIQILSDEQLAFKTNEFKEQIERGRTLNDILPEAFAVVRETARRKLNQRHYDVQLIGGMVLHNGTIAEMKTGEGKTLTATLALYLNALSGKGAHLVTVNDYLARRDAEWMSPVYNHLGMSVGIIQNSIPDSERKKIYQSDIVYATNNELGFDYLRDNMKFRLEDYVQRELNYAIVDEVDSILIDEARTPLIISGSSDESSRLYSDANRAMHSLVKDVDYEVDEKARSTQLTESGNDKVESFFGVKNLYALDHIKLVHHVNQALRAHALFKSDVDYVVKDDQVLIVDEFTGRILPGRRYSDGLHQALEAKEGVKIERESQTLASITLQNYFRLYGKLAGMTGTAVTEAEEFHKIYKLDVIAIPTNKDMIRKDKQDLIFLSKNAKYKAIVEDIKERHSKGQPALIGTIAIETSELLSMILTANGIPHEVLNAKNHAREAEIVAHAGEKGRVTIATNMAGRGTDIKLTDESRAAGGLYILGTERHESRRIDNQLRGRAGRQGDPGESRFYISLEDDLIRIFSPGDTIKKRMQMLGMTEDENIESTFISKRIEDSQEKVEKHNFDIRKHLLEYDDVLNQQRTIVYRIRREVLEGDARITELVRLMISDAVSDLMHTLVPSKGAKAEEIAEFTKSLAQMVNTTPEQLEALPFYKAKNLIHLQDDLVEYLLQRYEAPGGETVDQHKLAMLQDAHKWLMLETIDQAWKQHMLNLDHLKEGISLRSWGQKNPLIEYKREAFGMFEDMLRQVRAEVVHHVFHLNVDHFNHAELERKREQELEHLHLTGPEEPEGDHHHDHEHEQAQSDKTGRNEDCPCGSGKKYKKCCAK